In the genome of Pyrobaculum islandicum DSM 4184, the window GCGCTTCTAAGATATAAAACTCAACAGTAGCGAAATCTCTATCTTTACATCTCGTCCTTCCTAACACTCTAATTATCTTTATCTTTTCGCCAGGTTTAACTATGTTATCTGGACAATCCTTACACCCTTTACATTCTCCTTCAAAAGTCACTATGGCTCCCTCCAGTGCTTTGTTAAGGGGTACCAACCCAACGATAGGCAACTCCGCGGCGACAACTGGTACGACCTCCTCGCCAGTGATTTTACACCTTTGTCCAAGAGAGGGTCTTATTTCGATAACTTCGTAACTCCTACCTGGCGTTAATTTTCCTAGACACACAGCATATAGTTTACACGACTTGCACTCGTCGGGAATACTTACTACGCGAAATCTGTGGCCTATTACAGCTTGTTCTCTTGAAACTAAGGTAATAATTTTCCTCACATTTTTAACCCACGGTATATCTTTTTAAATTGTGCTTAAAAGCTTGGTCGAGATTTACGATAAATTATCAAAAAGAGAGCTAAGGGTACTTAGGATCATAGAGGCTGGACATAAGAAGTATGAATTTGTCCCACAAGAGTTGATAGAAAGATGGTCTAGGCTTAGAAAAGAGCAAGTTTCTGAAATTATACGTCGTCTTCACTATTTTGGATTATTGCGGCGAAACCTCTCGCCATATTTAGGGTGGAAAATTACAGTGGCAGGCTATGATATACTCGCTATACATACACTAAGAGTTAAACGAAAACTTGTAAAGATATCTCCTACGCCTATAGGAGTAGGCAAAGAATCTGTGGTATATGTAGGCGAAACTCCCTCTGGATTTAAAGTAGCGATTAAATTCCACCGTGGTGGAGTATCTGTGTTTA includes:
- a CDS encoding UPF0179 family protein; the protein is MRKIITLVSREQAVIGHRFRVVSIPDECKSCKLYAVCLGKLTPGRSYEVIEIRPSLGQRCKITGEEVVPVVAAELPIVGLVPLNKALEGAIVTFEGECKGCKDCPDNIVKPGEKIKIIRVLGRTRCKDRDFATVEFYILEAPLPSELGAVGTYQDHSRAPLLRRPLK